The sequence CCGCGGCGAGTTGCTGGCGCAGGTACACCCGAGCCAGGTGCTCTTGCACACGCGGGTCCTCGTCGCGTCCGAGGCGCCGGGCCGTGGCGACGAGCTGATCGAACTGCCCGCCGACGTTCGCGGTGTTGGAGCCGCCCTCCCGTTCGAAGGCGAGCGTGGTCAGGGCGACGGACCAGCCCTTCCCCACTTCCCCGAGACGAAGGGTATCGGGGATCCGGACCCGGTCGAGGAAGACCTCGTTGAAGCTGCTGCCCCCGGACATCTGCCGGATCGGGCGGATCTCGACCCCAGGAGCATCGAGGGGAACCAGGAACGCGGTCATACCCTGATGTTTGGGCTGGTCGGGATCAGTGCGGGCGATGAGTTCCCCCCATTCGGCGAACTGGGCCCCCGAGGTCCAGACCTTCTGTCCCGAGACGATCCAATCGTCACCGTCGCGCACCGCGCGAGTTCCGAGATTCGCGAGATCGGAGCCGGCGTCGGGTTCGGAGAACAGTTGGCAGGCAAGCAGTTCGCCGCGCAGCATGTGCGGCAGGAACTGCTGTTTCTGTTCGTCGGTACCGAGGAGCCTGATGGTGGGAGCGATGAGATGCAGGGTGACCGAGACGAGTTCGTGCGGTGGGAGCGGGCACAGTTCGTTCTCGATGCGTGCGAAGGCTTCTGCAATCTCGGTTCCCGCTTCCGTGCCGCCGTACTCGCTCGGCCATCCGAGCGCACCGTATCCGGCGTCGAACTTCTCGCGCTGCCAGGTGCGGTGGCGGTCGAGGAGTGCCCGCTCCTCGTCTTCGGGGAGATCGTGGAAGACCGAGACGTCGTATTCGTCGTTGCGGACGGTGAACGCCAGTCGAGCCAAGGTGTCGGTCACCCAGGCGCGGGCGCGGGTCTCGAATTCCGAGAGGGACATGAATACTCCACTGGCTGAGACTGTCCACAGCGGAACAGTCGGGCTACTGGTCGGTCCGCGGCCGGTGGCAGAAACTACCCGCTCGGCGTCCATTGGGAACATACGCATATTAACGGAGATTTAGGTCACAGTCCAGCGGTGCGGGAGATCCATGTCACCGCCGGCCGT comes from Rhodococcus sp. B50 and encodes:
- a CDS encoding acyl-CoA dehydrogenase family protein; the protein is MSLSEFETRARAWVTDTLARLAFTVRNDEYDVSVFHDLPEDEERALLDRHRTWQREKFDAGYGALGWPSEYGGTEAGTEIAEAFARIENELCPLPPHELVSVTLHLIAPTIRLLGTDEQKQQFLPHMLRGELLACQLFSEPDAGSDLANLGTRAVRDGDDWIVSGQKVWTSGAQFAEWGELIARTDPDQPKHQGMTAFLVPLDAPGVEIRPIRQMSGGSSFNEVFLDRVRIPDTLRLGEVGKGWSVALTTLAFEREGGSNTANVGGQFDQLVATARRLGRDEDPRVQEHLARVYLRQQLAAVDLLRDRQARDGGAAPSAIGSIRKIQWVDKLAAVSAAARTVLGRNLVADTGIPGTYEWNAHVLGAPGYSIAGGSDQIQRNIVAERLLGLPAEARADRGLTWREARNRIPNGATSDR